The genomic segment TTTCCTaattgttagcatgttgagcgACCATTCCGTGTCTTTCCACCACCCAATAACTTGCGTACTAACTTACTTATGTAGCGGCTTTGATCTTTAGCAGCTTGACTCCAACTCTGATCCAACTTAAGTCATGCAGTGTCAGTCTGACTCGGAGAAACTCAATGACTTGAGGAAAACTTCGTTCACCAAGCAGGAAAAACATTCAACGACGAAGACGTAGTCGCCAAGGAAAGTCATCCGAGCCTTGTAGcagctgacaccccgactctcCTGcacgagggagctgtagcatcgttctcctCTTcgttggtaggaatgcgtccagACTTAATACTGCCACTCGCAGGTGacgtcagatactacaggaccgtGACGCGTGAGTATACCACGCGATGTGGCTTGtgtgtggaagtataccagggccttaactgactaacatgtttacatggatTTTAAATCTCCAAagtcagtcaaacacacacagtaagtctttatttttgtgtgttagcatgtgtctctgtctcaggtgGTTCTGGGAAAGTAGTGCAAGTGTCAGTGTTGACCTCATGCGAGCTAAAGCATGACAACAGCCCAGCTACCAAATCTTTGACTCTGATCAACATTCAGTGGTACGAACTGCAAATGAGACGTGTGAGAAGACTTTTAGTTTATTGTCAGCTTTCCCTTTAAAAATATGTTGCCAGGTTTTTGTCATTGTGGTCTAAGTCGTCTGTGTGTGCCAGCTTTGTTTATAATATCCTGAAACTGTGCAGATTGAGTCTGACTCTGACCTAAGTTACACATGCAGCCAACAGCTCAACATCCAATCACAATTAACGAAGAGGGAttcaactgaaaggttgtgggtttgattccctgctCTGCTTGCCTATATGATGGCTgcgctggcagcgtgtgaatgggtccGAAatatgtgtgatagaaaatgcactgtatgagtgtgtgagtgtgaagcagcttcGAGTGCTCATCCAGACTCTAAGAATTACAAATGACATGTGTGTCAAGAACATTGGTTTATTGTCAGCGTTTCCTTTAAGGCGCCATAGTTGCGTTGGTTGGTCCAGTTCCCCACACGCTCTCCCACATGGAGTTTGTGATGTCAGAGGCCCACTCAGCATAGCTGTCCTTCACTGGCTGGATGTGATCTTCATAGTAGGCACCAACAAACCCCAGCGCTACTGCCTTGGCCTGCTGGACTTTAGCATTCGCTTCCCTATGAAATGCCACAAGTACACAAATGAACAACAAGATACATaaaacacgcacaaacaaacacatcggTGAGTACACAAgcaaaatctctttttttttcaaacaacgAGAGCGAGCATTGCCCGCGAGGTCCGCCTCGTTTTCACCAAAGACATTTCAGAAATACCTGGCCCTGTCCATCAGACTCTGCAGAAGTCCTGCAGAGTACGCTTCTGGTTCTGGAGTTGCCGGTTCAGCCCATAGTGTCCCACACACTGAAGAGGAAGACGATCAGTGTCAGTGATGAAGCAAATGGAAGAAAGTCAGGAACACGGAGTGAGGAGGAATCTTACCTTGCATCAACAAGAtgacaccaaaaacaaaagctttgtCACGCATCTGCAACAGACATAGTCGACGATAACGTCATCATACAAATAAACCAAATGTGCGACGGGTTTTATAACAGCGGATTCATAAACAACACATATGCAAAGCGATATTCTACCTTTCCACTCTGGCCACCTGAGATTTTAGAggggaaaaatgtgttattgaggctttttatttgtattaggTGACCTCAACAGGGTAAACATTGGTCCTGATCTCGTGACCGTTCCTTTTTtctatttctctctccccctcgcTGTATCAGCACGCCATTTTATTGATAAAATCTGAACTCTTCCTGATTTCCATGAAATTCTGGTGGCAAAAAATCTGTGTCGGAATCAATGTCACATAAGAGCCGCAGGTCACTGGTTTCAACGGttacatacagtgtgtgatCACTTTATTTCCCCCTCTTGCTGATTTGCTGTGCCACCTCAATAAAATCTCAGCAAAAACATGTCCTGGAATtatgatatcattttaaaaatccacTTGAGCTGAGTTCAAATAACGTCCAACGCCCATTGGTCCAGATATCTCAGGCCATTTGGCAGATGCTGATAGGTGTACAAGACAGTCAAAGTCTCTGTTCCAGCAGCAGAGATATGGGATGAGAGGAgactggagaggaggaggaggaggaggaggaggagggtgactTAGATAAACATTTTCAGTCAAGCAAAGCACTTCTGTGGGCAGAGTCCACCTCAAGATCAATTTGATCAGTTTACTGCTCAGACTCTGCACTCGCAGCCTGTGCTGAATGAGAACAGATCAGTGCTGGATGCTGCGGGGATTAGAGTTCAAAACTGCACTGTGCTCACAAATCTGATCTCACAGCTGTCTAAACAGACTGGGCTGacgttgttttcattgtttttaaattgtgtgtgtgtgtgtgtgtgtgtgcaagcatcGCTTCATTAGGTACATGTATTAAAACCTTCTGCAGTCAATTGCAATTGTCctgaaataaatgtaacatcAAAGTGTTAAAGGTGTGTGGCTGtataaagctgtgtttccattatggTATGATTTGGTTTGGCACAGTACGGTACAGCTTGGAACGGGTAtagtcctgggtcaggcttgcatttcgactgagaacagtacggTGTGCATTGTGCCCGGTGCGGCGACAACGAACGGACTACAGTGGCTCCGGCAGCTCTTTTgtttctgctcggtttgtgtctcaacaagacgtcagaCTTTGTATGAGAAGAGACTGTGGACgatgaagaaacaccggtcgcaagggaATGACCTGACTGTCAGCTCCATctttaatccaatccaatccaactttatttgttaagcactttaaacaaaccacagtggaccaaagtgctgtacagagtaaataaaagacataataaataaaaggttccaaatgagataaaacagcttcaaataaattaaaattcataaaaacacaatagcaATAAAATCAATAAGGGAAGGATACCAAGGTATGGAACAGTTGGAGCTggttattttgattattttcatgacaCACATTGGGACGCCCGACCATTACACAGGGACTgtaataatacatatacataactTTAATATGGagagcttccacacttcttgtaagactttcctcaagattttgaagtgtttctatggtgaatttgtgtccgttcattctgtagagcagttatgaggtcaggcactgatgttggatgagaaggtctggctcacaatctctgttccagttcatgtCTAAGGTGCTGGAtgagttcttccacaccaaactcgtcAAACCTTGTCTTTGCGTTGTGCACGAGGGCAGAAAACATGTTGGAAGAGAAAAGggtcttcctcaaactgttggaGGCATCGCATTGTCCAAAATATTTTGGTGTtgagattgtccttcactggagataaaGGGccgagcccaaagcctgattgaaacccATGAATTGAGTAgttaacaggtgtggccaaatacttttgtccatataagTGTATTCTTGTTTGGgtctattataaaaatattccCCCTTTTCCGATTGGAAAATGCTGTTTGTATCATTTTTTTACGCCACTCACGCTCTCGCATCAAAGTCGATATAGCGATTCAGCgatgtttccatcatgatattcaaacgtggtattttgtgacttcagtccGTGCGTTTACGTgcattttaaagatgtttttcagacttggtgttctgcGCATGCGCCATCATTTCCTCCCCattctttgacctggaagtagaaggagacgacgtatgtCGGCGGAAAAGAACGGACGACACCATGTGCATCAGTGAGAGTGAACGCGACGGGGAAGAACCACTTCTGGACTGACGATGTCCAGCAGGTACGAAACCTACAGAACCACAACACCATCCATCTAacctcctctgtttgtttgtctgtgacgtcaaaggtcaacaggaaactgactcaATATGCACTAGGTTATAGagcgatacagcgccacctatggaggcttttttttaccattgttAGTCTTTTTGTTACCATATTTTACAATTAATGCTTGctattatttttactatttgttttacattattacTTTTAATATACATTGCTTATACGTATATACAGTGCTATGTACAATACAACCCGTTGTATTAGTAATTATCAATTACATATTTTTCCTGTAATAGTTAATACACcagcacaacacacattttctttttaatgctaaaatataatattattgttatccaatttgttattgttttcaaaatgactgttgtacaaaaagaaaaagaaaaagagtagTGAAGCACAAGTACATTATCATTTCATGATCACgatcaaattatagttatttactccTCTCAATTCATTTTTTGAAAGATTCCtgatatatttatgttttctctattttttttatgacagatgGTGTGCTCAATTTGTACAGCACtgtatattcaaaataaatacagagaaatACAAATCTCAGGACATACACAGTGACGTCTGTTTCTAATTAAAGTGAAGGTGATTGTGTAGTTGATTTCAGCCCAGACATCTGCTGCATTGGAGCCATAACTGGTGCCGTCTGTGACCTTTTGTGAACAGCTGTTGACCTCTACCATCCTGTTCTCTTCACAGGAGCAGATTTCTGTGAATTGGGACACTGCGTGGATCATTAACTCAGCATAAACAGTGACTTTAGCCCAGAGGGTTGTGAAATGCCAGAAAAGCAAAGTAGACATGTTGGCACTTGCCCTTTGGTACCAGCTAAAAGATAAAGTATTTGTTCAATGCTGCTGGCATTTCTTCAATTAGGTGATCGGGTTTAGTCCCTGTTTGTTTAATAACTTGGTCAGTGGTGATTTGTGACTTGTCTGTGCAATTGttgcaaacttgtttttattactcAAATACATAAGCTCACCTGGACCTCGAGTCCTGGTCCTCAAGTGGATTTATTATCGTATAgtctcaaaataaatgtattaatatggAAAATATTGACAACCTGATTACATACACGATGCATCCTGATAAGGGACGTTATTCATGCTGTGACAGTCACATGTACGTAATGTGGTTTAATTCTGAAAGAGCAAGAGAAATAATGAATCTCGTTTTTTTGGCTTTCAGTGTATAGTTtaaaaaagatttcttttttattaaagggAAAATGTAAAGTGATGACAAAAAAGGACCCGTTTTCCATGTGCCATAAAGAGATTGTAGGTCAAAACTATAAGCCAACATGTGCAGATTATGTGTCTTGTAAATATTGATCTTTATCACTTACTACAAAATATGTGTGCAGTGTAAGAACGTCTGCTTTCATGTTACAGAAGgtttcattcagttttaaatcTGTCATGGTCTGACGAGGGCGGAGGTTTGCCTATGGACGGTGGAGACATGTCACCTGAATTCACGTactattataaaatattatgtCAACTAGTGTCAAATTATGAGTTGAATTTTAGTCATAAAAGTgatattattaattcattcattcatttgtatgcAGAACACTGCACTGCAGCAGCCGTGCAGCAACAGCTGAGgaagattgttttcattttattttttttagtttgcatGATttatgatagatagatagatagataaatagatagatagatagatagatagatagatagatagatagatagatagatagataacacATGGTGGTGACACAGTTTAAGACCAgcaatgttcatttatttcttgtCAAACATTAAACAGCCTTGTACACAACACGTCTTATTATCTTGACATGATAAATATTCAGTGTAACACAGAATttcaacagaagaaaataaaaaaattattattcgttgtgtgtttttgtggcatTTCACTTCACAGAGTCAGTTCATGTGCGCAGACATGAAACATCTGAGTTCTTTAGTTAAAGCTGTTCTTCACAGCCTCAACCCGCTCAGTAATCCAGTTCCTtagcagggagagagagaaaaaagaaaatgaaaaagttagtCAACATCTGAATATCAAGTTTAACAGTTATGTGGACGATGTTGCGTTTTGCGCGCATACTTGGCTTTGGTTGCAAACTCGCTGCTCTGGAACTCCTGCATGTTTGCCTTGGCCTTCTCGGCCAGATTTCTGCTCATTTCAGCCACCCGATCGGTGAATGCGCTGAACCTTTCCTCAATGGTGTCATCCTGAGCCTCTGCCGGGGGAATCATGAATACATGAGTATTTAAAATATgccacatgttttatttgtaatggAACATGACACATCAGACATCAGCCATACCTGTGTATGCGACAAAAGCCAGCATCAGCACGGCAACTGCGAGGTACAGTCTCATCttggctgcagagagagagggggggagggagggagagatgggggaggggatatttttgtttaatttcatttttgtggTTCAGAAATGCAATGTTTTCCTCCCGTGCGTCAGCACCACATGGAGTGGACAGCTCCTCCCAACTCCTACCCTTCAATAatttaccataaaaacacaaagcgTCGTCATTTGAAACCATCGGCTGATTAAATGATTCACctgcattgatttaaaaaaagaaagaaaaacaaagtcacatcaCACTTTTTTAAACAGCGCTGTGGAGCGCCATCTATTCAGTTGCCTGCGTCTGAATCACACGGCAACAAACAGCAGTGTTTAGTTCCAGCAGTCACGTAATTAGTgtgaataaaatgcaaaaacatacctgtttctttttgcttttatcAGGAGGAGACAAACGAATCGAGTTTCGCGCTAATGTGTGCGGGCGTCtctgtgcatgcgtgtgttCCCTCTTTATAAGCCCGGTTCAAATGAAGCGGGGTGACGCAAAACTACTGGGTCCCGAGTCAGCACGTAACACGTGGTAACTCTGCAGCCGACACTGCCCCCTTCATTGATCAGCACTATCATGGCCGAGTACAGTGGATCATAATAACAGACATAACAAGATAACAGAGGTTAATAGCTCTTACCTACAAAGCATCTGGTTTATTACAAAAGTTATCTAAACTGTGTACAAAAAAGACACTTGTAGGTAAATCATACAGAgaattaaatgattttaaacacacaaatctgatATAATTggttgtgtctttttgttttgtttctaatTGTTTCTCTTTTCTATCACGTTGatttgaatgtgaaaaaaaagaaagagaaataagaATACAACTGGAAAAGTTTCCCACTTTATCCTACAAACCTTGATTTAATTATCCACGTCAGAGGTTTTTCAGAAAACTTCCAACACccatatttcacaaaaaagaaataatttaatCTCCATCCAAAtaactgtatatttacagtaaaaacatgtcCAAAATATTGTACTTTAAAAGAGCTGACTACAATACAGTGATACAGACTGAAGTTGGGTGTAATACATTACACTGGAATAGAGTAGAGTAAACAGAGTagagtaaaacattttaaaaaatattgtacttTAAAAGTACACTACAGTAACTCCACATGCCACATATAGCTGTGATTTAGCAATACtgtgaatagaatagaatagaatagaaaatagcTGACTTTAATACTGTAGAACAGAGTGTAATAGATCACACTAGAGTAGAGTTAAACAAAGtggagtagagtagagtagagtagaggtTTTAggtaaataaaatcattttatttcagtgtctgAAGCCCAACTGCAGTACCCCCAATGTCCACCAGTGGGCCAATCGACAAGCACTGGCATTAATATCACAAACGTGTCCTCAGTGCACATTTAGAgctgagtaataataataaatgatgtcGAATTGAAACTGCTTTCCTCCAGGATCAGAGTCTCAGAAACAACGGTGACGATAGATAAAGGTGAGATGTGATGTAGAAGGAGCAGAGTTCAGTGCTGGGAGAAACACTTTCAACCTTTGAAtgtgttgtcacacacacacaacaggttATTATCGGGCTTTCTGTCGAATGAAGTGATGAGTCAAACAATTCATGTTGGTCCTCAGCCTCACTGTAATTAATATTCAGGtttgttattcttattattattattatacagaaTTAGTCAGAACGAGAGAAATAATTGAATGTATTGGAATGAAATGAGCCGAAGCTCTTGGAAAACCacacatttattgattttattttaataatgtcaatcattttaattgtaatatatataatatataaattttaaataaagaaaaaaacaatatgacactgtatttacttttatattttactgaaataaaatgtatctaAAGTTTGAAGTGTCAGTACGTGACTAAATGAAATCATTGTTACAGATAAAGTGAAATGTCAGCGTTGGAGCAAATCTCAACTGCTTTTGTGTGATTCCTTTCCTAAAGCAAATATTAAGATGATCATATTATTGATTATAAACTTATGAAAGAAGAAGTGACCtttaagagaaataaagagtGCAACCACATGGGTTGAAATACAtccaaatgtattaaaatataaaaatgctttttacaACAAATCTCCGATGCGTGAAGTGGAAGGGCTTACGCAGACAGGCGGCTTTACTGCAACTTCtcaattcttttttatttactgctgAATTTAGAACTGGCTGATTTCCTTTGTCTCAACAAAAGTGGAGATTTCGACAGATGCGATCAATCTTGCAGCCGAAAGCAATAAAGTGAGTGAACTGCAGTAAACCCTCTTTACAATGTGACCTGAGTAAGAGCCGGGGTGTCTGTCTCTGACAGTTCACAGGCTGCTTTCACACCAGTCAGTCTGTAAAGTAGCTTTGTTGCTGATTGAGGGACTATTGCTATGTATGAATGACCCACTATCGCCTGAGCCGCTCTCACACTTTCTCTCTGAACGGCTAATCCTCTTTCACCTTTGTCATGAGGTGGCCAGTGGGTTTATGTACGAGCTTGTGCTTGCGTGCATTTAAGATCCTCTTGAGTAGTTGTAGGAGGCACTTGGGCATGAAAGTGCATGTCTTGCATGTTCCCAATTTGCAATAACAAGCTTGTAATAAACGGGCTGTTTTAGTGTTTGGCCATGGGCTCCTGCAGTGACTGGTGCTGTGTGCCAGCTCTGAACAGCAGGGAGAGGATGGAGACAAGAGAAAGGTTGTGATCGAGGCTAAAATCTCTGCAGGAGTTTGTGCGGAGGGGTTATTAGCAGTCATGGGCTAGACAGCACCTGATCATTTGCTGGAACTTATGTCTCTGTTGCTGGGCAGTGCTCAGACGTCAGACAACGTACAAGAACAGACGGAGCAGAAGTGCTGAACCGGCAGGATGTCTGtggttttcctgttttcacCCGTCGTGTCTGATCCTTGCAACAGTGAACAGTTTAACGTCGAAGTTTCACTTGTCTGGGTTCCAAGTAACCACCAGTTCAGTTTGGGAAAAACATTCTGTCATGGTAGTTAGTCATTCTTTCACTTTGCATGCGCTGCCCTTTCACACAGATACaagaggaaaacatgtttttatatcacAGTGAAAATATGAAGACATGCAGCTGTCACCTTACTACTTACCTTACTCTGCCACTTCCACTCCTTTTGTTGTCCTAGTCTTTTCTATGTGCCAGTTGTATGTTTCATCTCTTGCTGACACTGtagcctggtgtgtgtgtttccattatcCATCGTGGACTTTCTCCTCAAAAGTGCAGCGGTTAGGTAAGTATCAAGTTTTGCAAACCAAATAGAGATCAGACATCCATCCTCaccaatcatcatcatcatcaacattacAGTGTAGACAATCACAGAAACGTGGATATAACAGACCAAGACTGAGTGACTaaggaaataaaagtgaataaactaagcaatctccaaacacaagaggaggaggacggcaAAGTCTGGGACCCATTTTCCTaaaatagcatttcagttttccCAAAACTAAATcctaaaataaatgttcagtttCTGGAAATGAAAGTGTGTAAATCCCTTTCTCCTGTACCAAAGTTCATAATGGAAAACAATCTTTTTAGAGGGAGGAGCAGTcgctggtttactgctgcctttggtacgtgtgtgtgaagtagttaatgctgcattccatttacaacGGAACACTGGAGTTAGAACTCGGAGTGACGGTTGAGAAGTCGGCAAACGTATCGTTGAAGTACTAATCCCCAACAACTCACTACATGGTCTTTTGTGCACACATGTGTATGATTGTAGTCAGTAAAAGTAGCCGTGTGTGTATGGTGGCATCTTGAAATCCTGAACTTGAGGTGTGTGAGGTTTCTCCAAagtcaatctcagaattccatcAAAGAATTCcagacactgaagtcacaaactACTTTGAATTTAGTGGTTGAGGCAGCAGGGCAgcactcaactcaactcaactgtTGTGTGAGTGGATTACAGAGTGTTATTTTATATGGACCCAAGCaagcatagattttatttggtgagctTTTGGTAAAGATCTGTTTTGCCTTGTGTCCCCGTTGACAGCCATGTTGTCAGCTCCCTGTGTTTCTGTCTACAGTGGTTCCTGGAACCAGTTGGCGGGCGGTCagagactgtgactgtgtgtcagtaactcatataaccacacttcaaaaagcctgaactatccctttaatcctccaaaaaaaaaaaaagaaaacacagctgtaCCTTCTACAGCACAGATTCAAGTGAAGGGGGTCATCGGCGAGGAGAGGACGACAACGAGGGACAAATGGTGTCCTCTACTGGTCTCTGCCTCACACTTCAAAGACAAAAACCTGCTGAGAGTGACTTATCTGACTTTAGGACAATCATGATCCAGATGTgtagcaaacaaacaaactaactaaccaaaacataaataaatggaataaaataaatgaaactttgtTGTACCTGCTTTACATTTCCTTATGTAAGAGTGTTTCTGTTGGGGCAGATACAGTTAACGTGGggaaaaatgtgtaattcaAAACTATTATTGTGACACAAAAAACAGTATGTTCAGCCTGGGAACTGACGTCTGTAAACCGAgagttttacatcacagcacagaggagctGTTCAACCATTGCACCATCTATCCAAAAGTGCTCATTTGTAATTTCAGGGCCTgattttcactctttgttttgtcCTTCATTCAAATTAGAAGAACAGCATTAGAAGAACAGCAGGCCCTGAGTCTCTGCttgctaaaaacacacattgtctctatggagtttggtgtagTTCCCAGATGAGTTCATGGTAAATAGCAGAAGCCGATGTCGGTGTTGAAAAGGTggcaatacctcatacaaccacacttcataACACCTAAATAAGGAGATATTACATACAGGGTATTACATGCATGAAATGGTTCCCAGGCAAAATCAAACCTTGCATTCAAATGATCTGATGGATACTAGCAGACATGCAGGGACATGTTCATGTCAACACACTTGCCCCAAAGCTGTATTTGTGTGACAGTGTCTGTGCCTGTGCTACTatgtttgtgaaaataaagCGAGTTCATAGTGTCACATTAAAgttgcagtgcgtaacttttactctgtttggtctttgttcgcagaaacaatgtgacattattcgcatgctgcgtccttcatctgaaatcaagcaatactatcagacctgactgagggagtgcttgtgtgtatacagcagcagcagcagcagcacaaggaCAGGCGGGGGCCAAGAAGCTTGTATTTTGTCAAACTGCTGATTGACAAGATTTTTTGAGTGGAATTCACTTCAGAAATTCTTCATGGCCACATCTTTTCAACTCGGAGTGACGGTTGAGAAGTCGgcaaactttgtgttttctgtcgtGGAGTGTTCGGACTTCCACAGTTGTTCCACAGACTTCCTGCACTCGTTCCACAGTAAATCCGTCGTACACATAGTGTTGTTTCATTTAAGCAATGGTTAGCCCACGATACCGATTCATTCAAG from the Solea senegalensis isolate Sse05_10M linkage group LG9, IFAPA_SoseM_1, whole genome shotgun sequence genome contains:
- the apoc4 gene encoding apolipoprotein C-IV, giving the protein MRDKAFVFGVILLMQVCGTLWAEPATPEPEAYSAGLLQSLMDRAREANAKVQQAKAVALGFVGAYYEDHIQPVKDSYAEWASDITNSMWESVWGTGPTNATMAP
- the LOC122774903 gene encoding apolipoprotein C-I-like, yielding MRLYLAVAVLMLAFVAYTEAQDDTIEERFSAFTDRVAEMSRNLAEKAKANMQEFQSSEFATKAKNWITERVEAVKNSFN